Proteins encoded within one genomic window of Xiphophorus maculatus strain JP 163 A chromosome 11, X_maculatus-5.0-male, whole genome shotgun sequence:
- the cct6a gene encoding T-complex protein 1 subunit zeta → MAAVKALNPKAEVARAQAALAVNISAARGLQDVLRSNLGPKGTMKMLVSGAGDIKLTKDGNVLLHEMQIQHPTASLIAKVATAQDDITGDGTTSNVLIIGELLKQADLYVSEGLHPRIIAEGFEAAKEKALTVLEEVKVTREMDRETLVNVARTSLRTKVHTELADLLTEAVVDAVLAISKPNEPIDLYMVEIMEMKHKTESDTQLIKGLVLDHGARHPDMKKRVEDAYVLTCNVSLEYEKTEVNSGFFYKSAGEREKLVAAERKFIEERVQKIIALKKKVCTSDDKGFVVINQKGIDPFSLDALAKEGIVALRRAKRRNMERLSLACGGIAMNSVDDLTPECLGHAGLVYEHTLGEEKYTFIEKCGNPRSVTLLVKGPNKHTLTQIKDAVRDGLRAVKNAIEDGCVVSGAGAFEVAVADALVKHKPNVKGRAQLGVQAFADALLVIPKVLAQNSGYDPQETLLKLQTEYKESGQLVGVDLSTGEPMVAGEAGVWDNYSVKKQLLHSCTVIASNILLVDEIMRAGLSSLKG, encoded by the exons ATGGCTGCCGTTAAAGCGCTGAACCCTAAAGCCGAGGTGGCCAGAGCGCAGGCCGCCCTGGCGGTTAACATCAGTGCCGCCCGGGGGCTTCAGGACGTGCTGAGGAGCAATCTGGGACCGAAGGGAACCATGAAAAT GCTGGTATCTGGTGCAGGAGACATAAAGCTGACCAAAGATGGAAATGTCCTGCTACACGAGATG CAAATTCAACATCCAACAGCGTCACTAATTGCTAAAGTAGCCACGGCGCAGGATGACATCACAGGGGACGGCACCACCTCCAACGTCCTCATCATCGGTGAGCTGCTGAAGCAGGCTGACCTCTACGTCTCAGAG GGCCTTCATCCAAGAATAATCGCAGAAGGCTTCGAGGCAGCCAAAGAGAAAGCCCTGACTGTTCTGGAGGAAGTGAAAGTGACTCGGGAAATGGACAGAGAAACGCTCGTCAATGTCGCCCGGACTTCTCTGAGGACCAAGGTCCACACAGAGCTGGCAGACCTGCTTACTGAG GCTGTGGTGGACGCCGTGCTCGCCATCTCCAAACCCAACGAACCCATCGACCTGTACATGGTGGAAATCATGGAGATGAAGCACAAGACTGAGAGCGACACACA ACTGATCAAAGGTTTGGTTCTGGACCACGGCGCCAGACATCCAGACATGAAGAAGAGGGTGGAGGACGCCTACGTTCTGACCTGCAACGTCTCTCTGGAGTACGAAAAGACGGAGGTCAACTCCGGCTTCTTCTACAAGAGCGCCGGAGAGCGGGAGAAGCTGGTGGCCGCAGAGAGGAAGTTCATCGAGGAGCGCGTGCAGAAGATCATCGCCCTGAAGAAGAAAGTCTGTACCAGCGACGACAAAGGCTTCGTCGTCATCAACCAGAAG GGTATCGATCCGTTCTCCCTGGACGCTCTCGCCAAGGAGGGAATCGTCGCTCTGCGCAGAGCAAAGAGGAGGAACATGGAGAG gctCTCTCTCGCCTGCGGCGGCATCGCCATGAACTCAGTGGATGACCTCACACCTGAGTGTTTGGGTCACGCTGGGCTGGTTTATGAACACACACTA GGGGAGGAGAAGTACACGTTCATTGAGAAGTGTGGGAACCCTCGCTCCGTCACGCTGCTGGTGAAGGGTCCGAACAAACACACCCTGACGCAGATCAAAGACGCCGTGAGGGACGGCCTGCGGGCCGTCAAGAACGCCATCGAAGACG GTTGCGTTGTGTCCGGCGCCGGCGCGTTTGAAGTCGCTGTGGCGGACGCTCTGGTGAAACACAAGCCCAACGTGAAAGGCCGAGCCCAGCTGGGGGTCCAGGCCTTTGCAGATGCTCTTCTCGTCATCCCCAAG GTTTTGGCCCAGAACTCGGGCTACGACCCTCAGGAGACTCTGCTGAAGCTGCAGACGGAGTACAAAGAGTCCGGTCAGCTGGTCGGAGTCGACCTCAGCACCG GGGAGCCGATGGTGGCCGGGGAGGCTGGAGTTTGGGACAACTACAGTGTGAAAAAGCAGCTTCTCCATTCCTG CACGGTGATCGCCAGCAACATCCTGCTGGTCGATGAGATCATGCGAGCCGGACTCTCTTCTCTGAAAGGTTAA
- the sumf2 gene encoding sulfatase-modifying factor 2 produces MLVFNFSLSSRTETVKMDVRTVFWVFAVLLPEFAAGEMVNISGGRLEMGTRAADSRDGESPVREVKVLPFRLDKYPVTNSIFRDFVRAGKYKTEAETFGWSFVFQDFVSDELKSKVTQRIESAPWWLPVERAFWRQPAGPGSSILERLDFPVVHVSWNDAQEFCKWKGHRLPTEEEWEWAARGGLQGRTYPWGNKFQPNRTNLWQGQFPDGDTAEDGYHGISSVAAFPPQNSYGLYDMMGNTWEWTSTRFPAAQPNYVLRGASWIDTVDGSANHKARITTRMGNTPDSASDNLSFRCAASLGQKEKAEL; encoded by the exons ATGTTAGTTTTTAACTTTAGCCTCAGCTCGCGGacagaaactgtaaaaatggaCGTTAGAACCGTTTTCTGGGTATTTGCTGTTTTACTACCAGAGTTCG CCGCTGGGGAGATGGTGAACATCTCCGGAGGAAGGCTGGAGATGGGAACCAGAGCCGCGGACAGCAGGGACGGAGAGTCCCCGGTCAGGGAGGTGAAGGTGCTGCCGTTCAGATTAGACAAATATCCGGTCACAAATTCAATTTTTAG AGACTTTGTGCGAGCAGGGAAGTATAAAACCGAGGCTGAGACATTTGGATGGAGTTTTGTGTTTCAGGACTTTGTTTCAGATGAACTGAAGAGCAAAGTGACTCAGAGGATAGAG tctgccccctggtggctgcCCGTAGAACGAGCCTTTTGGAGACAG CCCGCAGGGCCTGGTTCAAGTATTCTAGAGCGTTTGGACTTCCCGGTGGTTCATGTGAGCTGGAATGATGCGCAGGAGTTCTGCAAGTGGAAAGGCCACAGACTGCCCACAGAGGAGGAGTGGGAGTGGGCGGCTCGAGGAGGACTGCAGG GTCGGACGTATCCGTGGGGAAACAAGTTCCAGCCTAACAGGACCAACCTGTGGCAG ggaCAGTTTCCAGACGGAGACACTGCAGAGGACGGATATCACGGCATCTCGTCTGTCGCTGCATTTCCTCCTCAGAACAGTTATG GACTGTACGACATGATGGGAAACACGTGGGAGTGGACGTCCACACGCTTCCCGGCAGCTCAGCCCAACTACGTTTTACGCGGCGCCTCTTGGATCGACACAGTGGACGGCTCGGCCAATCACAAGGCTCGGATCACAACCAG GATGGGCAACACCCCAGACTCCGCCTCCGATAACCTGAGCTTCAGGTGTGCAGCCAGTCTGGGACAGAAAGAGAAAGCTGAACTATAG
- the nipsnap2 gene encoding protein NipSnap homolog 2, with translation MASRVLQRVATGLHWRRAGLQANVPAAITTRGFSGLKSLFVRKVDPRKDAHSHLLSKKEDNNLYKIQFHNVKPECLDAYNELCEEVLPSIHADPEYPCELVGTWNTWYGEQDQAVHLWRYRGGYPALTEVMNKLRQNKGFMNYRDERGKMLLSRRNQLLLEFSFWNEPVPRPGPNIYELRSYQLRPGTMIEWGNYWARAIEIRQQNQEAVGGFFSQIGSLYQVHHLWAYKDLQTRDKIRNAAWHREGWDEVVYYTVPLIQHMESRIMIPMKTSPLK, from the exons ATGGCGAGCAGAGTCCTTCAAAGAGTGGCCACCGGCCTTCACTGGAGGAGAGCCGGACTTCAAGCGAACGTCCCGGCAGCCATCACAACCAG GGGTTTCTCAGGACTTAAATCTCTTTTTGTGAGAAAAGTAGACCCCAGAAAAGATGCCCACTCTCATCTACTATCCAAGAAAGAAGACAACAATCTCTACAAAATACAGT TTCATAATGTTAAACCAGAGTGCCTTGATGCTTACAATGAACTTTG TGAAGAAGTATTACCCTCCATCCATGCTGACCCTGAATACCCCTGTGAGCTGGTGGGCACCTGGAACACCTGGTACGGAGAGCAGGATCAGGCAG TTCACCTTTGGAGATATCGGGGAGGATACCCAGCTCTCACCGAAGTCATGAACAAACTCAGGCAGAATAAG GGGTTTATGAACTACAGGGATGAGAGGGGAAAGATGCTGCTGTCTCGTAGgaatcagctgctgctggagttcagcTTCTGGAACGAACCCGTCCCTCGTCCAGGACCAAACATCTACGAACTCCGGTCATACCAGCTCAGA CCAGGGACAATGATCGAGTGGGGAAATTACTG GGCTCGGGCGATTGAGATTcgccagcagaaccaggaagcCGTGGGGGGCTTTTTCTCACAGATCGGAAGTCTTTACCAAGTTCATCACTTATGGG CTTACAAAGATCTTCAGACCAGAGATAAAATTAGAAATGCAGCTTGGCACCGGGAGGGTTGGGATGAGGTCGTTTATTACACAG TTCCTCTTATTCAGCACATGGAGTCCAGAATAATGATTCCCATGAAGACTTCGCCCCTGAAGTAA
- the mrps17 gene encoding 28S ribosomal protein S17, mitochondrial — MSGKKVVVHARWVIGKVIGTKMRKTAKVRVTRLVLDSYLLKYYNKRKTYFAHDALEQCTVGDIVLIKALPVARSKHVKHELSEIVYKVGRVVDPLTGKSVAGTEFVEPLSDLLLEEKISLSDKLKELNISAASAAADSPSVQTPTS, encoded by the exons ATGTCAGGGAAAAAGGTTGTAGTCCATGCCAGATGGGTCATCGGTAAAGTAATCGGGACCAAGATGCGGAAAACTGCTAAAGTGAGAGTGACAAGACTGGTGCTGGACTCCTACCTGCTGAAG TACTACAACAAGAGGAAAACCTACTTTGCCCATGATGCTTTGGAGCAGTGCACTGTGGGAGATATCGTCCTCATCAAGGCTCTGCCTGTGGCAAGATCCAAACATGTGAAGCATGAACTTTCTGAGATCGTTTACAAAGTGGGCCGGGTGGTGGATCCGCTGACGGGGAAAAGTGTCGCAGGGACAGAGTTTGTGGAGCCTCTGTCTGACCTGCTTCTAGAAGAGAAGATTTCTCTGTCGGATAAACTCAAAGAGCTGAACATCTCAGCTGCCTCCGCTGCAGCTGATTCTCCGTCTGTACAAACTCCTACTTCATGa